GCCGTCTCCGTCAAGATCCCCCTCGTTGGTGGACTCGATGATCTTGTGGCTCGGAAAGGCCGCGGCGGCGGCTTGGCGCAGGAGCGGGTCCTCGGCACTCCAGGCCGATGAGGCGAGCAAGGTGTGGGAGACCCACAGCAACAGGGCGGCGCGAATCATGGCGGCATTCTCAGGCAGCCGCCAACGATCACAGATCATCGCGTCGACAACTTGATCGACCAACCGTCGAGGCGCTGCGCCACGAGGGCGCGGAGACGCTCCTCGTCGGCGCCGATGAGGGTGATGGCGCCGGAGTACCCACCGGGAATGTGCGGCAGTGGATGGTGAAGGATGTCGACGCTCGCAAGCTCCGATCGCAGGAGGACCGGCTCAGCGCTTTCAACAATGCGGAAGGTGCCGTCGGGCTCCTTGCGACTGCGTTCCACGACGGCCAACTCGAATACGGCGCCAACCGGAACGTCCAGCCTGCCAGCATTGGTCACCACCCAGCGCCCATCAGGGAGCTGACGATCGACCAGCACCTCATGGCGCGGCTGGTCCCCGCTCCTGAACGTCGCCCGGGCGCCGGCGCGAATGCAAGCCGCCTCCGCGCGTTCGACCTCGAAGTCAAGAAACAGCCCGAGGTCCCAGATCAACCGCCCTTCCCGATGCTGCGCTTCCAGCTTGAACGGCTCGAAGCGCTCGGCAAAGGAGAGCGCATGCTTGAGTTTGAGCAGCAGCTTCAGCGCATCCTTCTCGGAATCGATGGTGACCGTTCCCGTGAAGAGCTCGCGGCCCGCCGGTGCGCTGAGATTCAAGGCGACATGGCAATGCACGGCGATCTCGTTCCCGCAGTTCTGGCACTGCCAGATCTCCAACGCCGAGGGGGTCGCGGGCACGGTGAACTTCGTGCCGCCGCAGGAGGGACACTCCGAGGCTCCGTCATGGAGAGGCCTGGGTTTGCTCACGGCAGCGAGTCTCACAGGTCAGGCGCTCCCGCGGCTCTGCAGATGAATGGTCGCTCCGACATGGAAGGCCGCGACGGGAATCGCCACCGACAGCAGGAGGGCCCAGATAGGAAATGGCGGGAAGTATGCGCACAGGTAGCTCAGCAATGTCAGCCCCGCCTGCACGCCCCCGGCGATGAGCGCGTCGGCATGAGGCGAGGACTCGCTCAACCGCGCCGTCCACGCGCCGCCGGCCAAGTTGCCGAGGAACGCCAGCGCAAGAACGATCATCAGGTAGGAGCTGGACTGGGTCGCGCCCATGGCGACCTCATTGAGCGACACGCCCTGCGCGAGCTGCACCTGGACGTAGACCAGGCCGAACAAGGTCGACAGGACGAAGTAGAGGCCGCTGGCGATGCACACGCCGATCACCACCGCCGTCCTTCTTCCGATCGGACCGCCTTGCGCGGTCAACACCGACATCACCATGCTTCCTCCCGAGTTGAATCCGCGTGCGCCACTGTGATCGGGCGCTTGCGCGACGGGCGGAGCATAGCAACGGGAGGCGTCGCTCCTCGCGGGATCGAAGCGAGGGCAATGCGCGCGGAATCAGTCCGCGTTCTTCGCGAGGCGGGCGGCGAGCTTCATGAGCGTCGGCACGCGCTTCCTGCCGTGCATGGATCGCAGCCGCACCTTGGCCGCGCCGATGTCGAGGCCTGCGCAGGTCACCACCAGCGGCGGGGTCTCCTCTTCGCGCATGACCTCGAACTGCGACGACAGGCCCGGCAGGCTCTTCTTCGAAACACCGACGACGGGCACGCTGCCGCCCAGTGCGTGATAGAGGTGCTGGCCAAGGCCCGGCGTGTCGTCGGCATCCAGGTGGACGAAGCCGTCGATCAGGACGAGCTCGGGTTCCAGGTTGTGCTCGCGCAGCAGTTGCATCACGCAGGGCAGTTCCCGCAGGTCGAGTTCCCCGCGGACGGCCTTCTCCACATGGGCGATGCGCGAGACGTAGGTCTTCTCCGCTTCGGCGGCATCCCAGGCCTCGAACGCCACGGCGGCGGCATTGGCCTGCGCGCCATCGAAGTGAACTGCGACTATGAGTTTCATGCGCGGGATTATGGGTCGCGGCACTGCGCGCATCCGGCGATCAGTGACGGCACTGCCCCGGTCGATCTGCGCAAGGCCTGACCCCGGCGGCCACGGCGGCGATCGGCGATATCAGTCAGGCTGACGCGGACGCATTGACCAAGGACTGCACCTCCGCGATCACGCTTTCCGCGAGCACGGCGGGCACGCCCCAGTAGTCGAAGATGCCGCCGTCGCCGTGGTTCTGTCCACAGGTGACGAACACACCGGTTCCAAAGCGCGTCTTGAGATGCGTGGCGAGCCAGCCGACGAACCCGCTGTTGTCCGCGCCCGCAGGAAAGTGGAAGCGGAAAAGACCGAAGAGGTCCGCTCCTGCGTCTTCACTGGGGACGAGCTGGCTCCAGACGGCATCGTCGCGCACGAGTGCCAGAGCATCCGGCCGCACGGACGTGGCGAAGCTGTCGAGCGGGAACTCCTCGAACGCCCAGGTTCCCGGATAGACGCGCAGGCGTGCCTGGGTGATCACGCGCCTGAGGCGTCGCTCGGTCTGTTCAACTGTTTCGCGGGAGATGTCGACCATGGGGTTGCCGTCGGTTGCAGGGGAGCGGGATGTTGCACCAGACGAGACCGGGACGACGTCGCTGCGTCTAGAAACCCTGAGCCCGACCTCCACGACGAACGCATCTGGCCGGGAGCGCATCTCCGCTGCCCGGCA
This genomic stretch from Mitsuaria sp. 7 harbors:
- a CDS encoding endonuclease V; the encoded protein is MKLIVAVHFDGAQANAAAVAFEAWDAAEAEKTYVSRIAHVEKAVRGELDLRELPCVMQLLREHNLEPELVLIDGFVHLDADDTPGLGQHLYHALGGSVPVVGVSKKSLPGLSSQFEVMREEETPPLVVTCAGLDIGAAKVRLRSMHGRKRVPTLMKLAARLAKNAD
- a CDS encoding DUF6196 family protein, whose amino-acid sequence is MVDISRETVEQTERRLRRVITQARLRVYPGTWAFEEFPLDSFATSVRPDALALVRDDAVWSQLVPSEDAGADLFGLFRFHFPAGADNSGFVGWLATHLKTRFGTGVFVTCGQNHGDGGIFDYWGVPAVLAESVIAEVQSLVNASASA